Proteins encoded within one genomic window of Streptomyces taklimakanensis:
- a CDS encoding DUF1918 domain-containing protein — MRANKGDLLLVHGRTVGQHDRVAEIVEVLGDGGEPPYRVRFEDGHETVVSPGPDSVVRHHGEPLLQHGEPRRH; from the coding sequence ATGCGGGCGAACAAGGGCGACCTGCTGCTGGTGCACGGCAGGACCGTGGGGCAGCACGACAGGGTCGCGGAGATCGTCGAGGTGCTCGGGGACGGCGGCGAACCACCGTACCGGGTCCGTTTCGAGGACGGGCACGAGACCGTGGTCTCGCCGGGGCCCGACTCGGTGGTGCGGCACCACGGTGAACCCCTGCTCCAGCACGGCGAACCCCGACGCCACTGA
- a CDS encoding glycoside hydrolase family 10 protein, giving the protein MGRFSRRTLGVAAAGVLSGALLTGAGAGPARGEGAGRGSGRRPEMRGMWVATVANVDWPSKAGLTAREQQEQLLALLDTVVERRLNTVVLQVRPTADALWPSPFEPWSQYLTGTQGKDPGWDPLGFAVREAHRRGLELHAWFNPYRVANHADPRRLVADHPARRHPEWVVPYGGKLYYDPGLPQVRRFVQEAMFHAVERYDIDAMHFDDYFYPYPVSGQVFDDDATYERYGGDFADRGDWRRHNIDLLVRETSRRLKRTKPRVRLGVSPFAVWRNKDTDPAGSDTRAGVQTYDDLYADTRTWVRERWIDHVVPQVYWNIGFDAADYARLVPWWAGVVRGTGVDLYIGEALYKVADPAQGPAWHDPTELSRHLTLCREHPEVRGNVYFSARHVAADPIGAMSRVVRDHYGTRVRPPR; this is encoded by the coding sequence ATGGGGCGTTTTTCTCGGAGGACCCTGGGGGTCGCGGCGGCCGGCGTGCTCTCCGGCGCGCTGCTCACCGGTGCCGGTGCGGGGCCGGCGCGAGGGGAGGGGGCGGGACGCGGGAGCGGGCGGCGTCCCGAGATGCGCGGCATGTGGGTGGCGACCGTCGCCAACGTCGACTGGCCCTCGAAGGCGGGGCTGACCGCGCGGGAGCAGCAGGAGCAACTGCTGGCGCTCCTGGACACCGTGGTCGAACGCCGGCTGAACACCGTGGTCCTCCAGGTGCGGCCCACGGCCGACGCCCTGTGGCCCTCGCCCTTCGAGCCGTGGTCGCAGTACCTCACCGGCACCCAGGGCAAGGATCCCGGCTGGGATCCACTGGGCTTCGCCGTGCGTGAGGCGCACCGCCGAGGGTTGGAGCTGCACGCCTGGTTCAATCCCTACCGGGTGGCCAACCACGCCGATCCGCGCCGACTGGTGGCCGACCATCCCGCGCGGCGCCACCCGGAATGGGTGGTGCCCTACGGCGGGAAGCTCTACTACGACCCGGGCCTGCCCCAGGTCCGCCGGTTCGTGCAGGAGGCGATGTTCCACGCGGTGGAGCGCTACGACATCGACGCGATGCACTTCGACGACTACTTCTACCCCTACCCGGTCTCCGGTCAGGTCTTCGACGACGACGCGACCTACGAGCGGTACGGCGGGGACTTCGCCGACCGGGGCGACTGGCGGCGCCACAACATCGACCTGCTGGTGCGCGAGACGTCCCGTCGGCTGAAGCGGACCAAGCCGCGCGTGCGCCTCGGCGTCAGCCCCTTCGCCGTCTGGCGCAACAAGGACACCGATCCGGCCGGCTCCGACACCCGTGCCGGGGTGCAGACCTACGACGACCTGTACGCCGACACCCGCACGTGGGTGCGCGAGCGCTGGATCGACCACGTCGTGCCCCAGGTGTACTGGAACATCGGTTTCGACGCCGCCGACTACGCCAGGCTGGTGCCCTGGTGGGCCGGCGTGGTGCGGGGCACCGGAGTCGACCTGTACATCGGCGAGGCGCTGTACAAGGTGGCGGACCCGGCCCAGGGGCCGGCCTGGCACGATCCGACCGAACTCTCCCGGCACCTGACGCTGTGCCGGGAGCACCCCGAGGTGCGCGGCAACGTCTACTTCTCGGCGCGGCACGTCGCCGCGGATCCGATCGGGGCCATGAGCCGGGTGGTGCGGGACCACTACGGCACCCGGGTCCGACCGCCCCGCTGA